One window from the genome of Cryptomeria japonica chromosome 6, Sugi_1.0, whole genome shotgun sequence encodes:
- the LOC131856170 gene encoding pentatricopeptide repeat-containing protein At4g16835, mitochondrial-like: MGSLEQGMDNHQSINDRGIFPDVVFATALVDVYATYGSKDKAHELFEKVPQKNVVLWNAMIAEYAQNGSIDKNLEMVWLDPSVAFHTPYSGIPNKLWFKWIKFR, encoded by the exons ATGGgatctttggaacagggtatggacaacCATCAAAGCATAAATGATAGGGGAATTTTTCCAGATGTTGTATTTGCAACTGCTCTTGTAGACGTGTATGCAACATATGGAAGCAAAGACAAGGCACACGAACTGTTTGAGAAAGTGCCTCAAAAAAATGTGGtcttatggaatgccatgattgcagagTATGCACAAAATGGATCTATTGACAAGAATTTAGAAATGGTCTGGCTTGACCCCAGCGTAGCATTCCACACTCCGTACTCTGGAATCCCCAATAAATTAT GGTTTAAATGGATAAAATTCCGGTGA